The region tccttgctttgcctttgcaGGTCCAGCACTATGACTTACTGCCAGGTGGTTGCTCTTCTCTCGCTCTCCTTTCTTCCCAGTGCTCTAGCTGGTGACCTTGTGCCCCTCTTGTTTCCTAGTCCACACTGTAACTAGCCAAAGGGAGAATGGGAGTGGCTGGGGAGCACTGTGACTCTAATGTTGGTGTTTGCTTGACCACTCTAAAGTTTGCTCAGATTTGCTACCGGATCAAAGGGGAACACAAcctgcctcttcccctccccactGCAGATGGCTTTGAACGTGGTGTCCCCAAGCGAAAGCACAGGTGAGGAgcctgaggaggagcagcaTTTCCTGGCAAAACTGCTCCACTTTATTCTGTTCTCTATCATGAAGAAAGAAGGTCTCCGCAGATCACAAGAGATCCATCAGAAACTCACTGGAGTCCAAGTCCTGATTCCCCAGGAAGCTTGAAGCATGGTTTAAACTCCTTTGCTTGGTGTTGGTGTGAACTTGGCACCAgtgttctttacagaaaaagctTGGCAGTTGGCAAGGAAAAGTGGCCTCTGCTTCTAGTGCGTTAACTGCTCACGACTGAGAGCAGCAGCCACGTGCTGATGAGCTCTATGAGGTTTCTCTTGGGTCTCATCAGGTCTCTTGGTCTACTGCCTGCATTGCTTGGCTTGGCACTGCCCCAGCAATGCAAGACAAAGGGTTTTCTCTCTTAGTGGTAGGACCATTGTGTGCTGATGAAAGGTGTCTGAAAGGCAGCTCTGGAGCCCCAGTCTTCTGGGTACAGAATGGGCCATGGCCAGGAGCCTGgccagggcaggaggggctgcTCCAGTGCCCTGGCAACACTCTTGGCTAGGACACCTCTTCTGACTGATGCAGCACGGTGCCACGTTGGTACCCACATGTGGCAGCATGAGCCAAGAGCTGGAAGCACCTACTGACTTGTAAACATTCTCATCTTTCTTTGGTTCTGTCTGGGCTTACTGTAGAAAGAAGAGATCTTTACATTTACTGCAACTATAGTATTTGAGGTGGATTCTTTTAGGCAAATACACGTATTTGAATAAAAGTCAGCACAAATCTCTTTGCAAAGGTTATGCTGAAAGAGGAACAGTGCACAGATTCCTAGCCCTGCTTTGGGACTTGCTGAGGAGACAATTCCTCCAGAATGAACTGAGTAGGACAGAGAGATCTGTGTAGAGCTGAAATCACAATATCTTGCAGAAGGGATCGATGCCTTCTGCAGTCATGAAACACCCCAGGCACCTGATCGAACAGATATCTGCATGTTCTGTCACACATATAGGACGTGTTCAACAGGCCACACCAGGCTTTTCCAGGATCAAACTGAAagcttgccttatgtttccctACCTCATACACAAGAGATTACGTTGCTAATCCCAGAGTTTCATGGCTGATACCTCTCTCTATCTTCATTAAATTTTCCTGTTTCCCTGCTGTGTTTGCCCAGGCAATTATTCCCTATTATAATTTGCATTCTCCACAAGGGACCTCATGATGATGCTGCCTTGCCAGGCTGGACAGACGATTGCTTGtatttttgctcttttgttAATGTCCTGCTCCTTTTCACTGCATCTCAGGGGCAGCCCACATCACAGGCTTCTCAATGCTGTCACTGCTTAAACCTGCTGAAGACTAAACATGCAGTTCCCTCAAGAATTGACAGTTATACTTGTGCAGCAACCTGACTTGCAAACACACAGTTAGGAGACATAtcaacaaaataaatgtaacaCCCTCTCCTGCTCAGTTATCAAGACTTCAAGGTAATGAGAGTGTTAAACTAAATTAAATTGAATGCCTGGTCTGCAGATGGCTGTGCAACAGTTTCTGTTATCTTGGATGAGATAATGCATGAAAAATCATGATTACACATTACTGGGCAGGGAGCAGCTACTATTGTTTACATAATAGAAACTCAAGTTACAGACAGAATTTAACTTGTTCATGGAATTACCTGCCCTAGCTGAGAGGTTCTTGGGCACAGACCAGAAAGGGTTTTCATCTCCTCTCATCCCTTATTCAGACTCCCAAGAACAGGTTGGAGAGTGCCATGCACTTCTTAAAATGGGAAGAAAGCCTGTCATAAACACAGGGAAGGGAATTGCTGGTTCCTTCCTCTTAGAACTGCTCACCAGGCCTTTGTTTTGCTTCATAAACTCCTCCGATAGCGGAATAGGGGACAGGATGGGGAGAAGTTCTAGAACTTGCTGATGTGAAACGTAAGGATGTGTCTTATTCAGAGCAGTTGTACACTTTATAAGCAACTTCCTTCTGATACCAGCCATCAGCTGTtgcaaaacagaagaggaagagaagccaTCACCAAGAGAATTGGTTTTGCCAAGAGAAACCCAGTGGGAATTGTGCAACCTCCTAGTGTCCATTTCTGTGTTTGCAAGCGACAGCAGTTCTCTGACACCCCCAGTCCTCCCCTAGTTTGTCACAGAGCAAGCGGTTTTGACACACAAACTGCCGCAGGTACAGGACTCCCTGGTACAGCAGGTTGACCTTGTCTGGGCATCAGTTGCCCACGAAGCCACTCTTACCACTCCCCTCCAGAGCGggacaggaagagagaaaataagatggaaaagaaCTTGAAGGTCAAGATAAAGTCagtttaataaagcaaaagcaaggcTCTGCATGGTagcaaagggaaacaaaagaTATATTCTCTATTTCTTATCAGCAGGTGATGTCTGGCAACTTCCTGGGAAGCAGGGCTTCAGTAGGCATAGCCACTGCCCCAGAAGACGGGGGGAATTTATAGAGAGGGGAATTAACTCCATCTCAGCCAGACCCAATAcaactgtttatttaaaaaattacaagaaaCTCTTAACAAAATCACACTGAACAACGAGGATCTGAAAAGCCAGGCAGCGCTGGGGGCATCATAAAAACAAATGCTCTGCAGGCTCTGACCAACCCAAGGGCTAGATGTACAGACAAGCACCTCCAAGTGGATAAGACCTTGTTCCACTTTTCTCATGCGAACAGTGATATTCCTTTGTAAGCAGATGAGGTGGCAAATGAGAAACTTGAATCTCTTGTGCATCCCCACAAGGTGCCCAGGCACCTGGAGGCTCCAATGGTGTTAAGCTTTTAAGAAGTCCCATTTGAAAGCAACcatggctgcagctgcagcttggGGGAAGCAACCTGCTTAGCTGCAACAACACGAAGAGTGTCATAGCACAAGGTGCGTGTGACATGCTGTATTTCTTCTCACCCAGAATCCTGCAGAgctgtccatttttttttcccttgtttcacAGAACATCCTCTCTAGCCCAGAAGGAAGGGGGAATGAGTACATGTATATCCACAGTCTAAGGAGGGTCACCTTTTGCTGGAACTTGGATCTCTCTCCCTACCCCAATCCAAAACGAGAGAACAGGGCTGGCTCTGGAAGGTTAGAACCTTCTATGAGCTAGGACCCACGAGGCAATTAATAGATTGCAGGCTGATGATTTGCCTTCTGCATCTGAATGATCTTGCCAAAGCCACCTCTTCCCACATCGTAGTCTGTCCGGTACTCATCTCGCACCTGGGGCACAGTAAAAACACAGATATCAGTACCCTGCACTGCCTGTCTCCTGCTAGGCTTCAGAATCATCATCCCCTCACAGTTGGTGGAAAACTGAAGTTCAGGTTAGAACCACTTTGACTTATTTGAAATCTCTTCAAAAAATCCACCAAACAGGTGATAATGGCAGTGAAAATGACAAACCAGGATATATCTGATGGCTAAGAACTTTTTagacaagaagaaaagacaacTCCAGGATGTTTTCATTCAGCTTTGCAGTTCAGCTTTCTGAATAGCTAGGCTTCTGagctttttctcccctccatACTGGAAATCCGCAGAGGAAACTCACCTTCGCACTGGGGAAACTGTTGCGCTATAAAATTGGCCTAGTAGCCACACTGTCCCTCTCTGTTTCAGTTCTGCATCATTTTGAGAACACTGCTTGCATAGCAGAAAGTTTGGAGTCCTAAAcagaaatggccttaagttctATTTCTAGCTTTTAACACCAGGCATCAGTTACCGTAACAACCTGGGGTGGCTGAAGTTCATTATAAAGCTTTTACAGCCTACACATTGTTCCACATGAGACAAAACCAGCAAGCAGTACACAGTCTTAGGTGGATCAGATACAAGGTATGAACTGGTATTGCTTTACCTGTCCTCCAGTCTTTCCTCTTCCATACTGCCGTCCTTCCTTAAACCCTGCATCCCAATCAGTTCGAATGATGCGGTCATCTAGTCGTGTGCCATTGATAAACCGCATTGCATGCTCAGCGTCTGCTCTTGTGTAGTATCTGAAGCATATGATAAGGAGAAGAGGACTATTTTGTTGGgtacagggaaaacaaaaaagagaacagTTGCatttgagaagcagaaaaaaacctgcccTCCAGCCTTTTCTactcttctttgtcttctttatGGCACTAAAACCCATGCTCATATAAATCCAAGCTAAAAACAGCTCTCAGAAAGGATTCTGAACTTTAACACTAGTACCTGCACAGACAAGAAGTAGCTTTGGATGCTTACTTCACAAGAAGATGAAACAAACATGTTAAAGCTTGGCTAAGGGCAATAAATGTTTAATATGCCTTTCTATACAATATGAAACTTCAGCAAATTTGGACAAGAGGGGCAAGCCTACCAGGAGGGCTTTGTGAAGACAGTTCACAGACTAACGTGTACAAGCGTGTAGCCTGTGCTTGGGAACACTGCCATGGTTTGTTCTGCTACTTCATACAGGTGTAAAGTTAAGGTGAGAAAGTGAACACGTGCTCTGGCCACAcaacagttttcattttgtctCTAAAATCATTAAAGAAACTAATAAATTAAAGGAGCTCTCTGCCACCTCCAGAAAGTACAGCTCCTGGTAGAAAGCACTCGACTATAGGACatgggggaatggcctcaagctgcaccaggggaggttcagactggacattaggaaaaaagttttcacagaaaaggtcatcaggcactggaacgggctgcccagggaggtgggtgggtgagttaccatccctggatgtatttaaaagacgggtacaCGAGGTACtcaaggacatgatttagtggcatACAGGAATGGTTGGCCTCGACAATCTAAGacgtcttttccagcctggtgattctatgatccctccCTTCCAGGTTCTCCACAACTCAGCTCGCTGCACAAACAGGACCCAGCGGTAGCAACCGCCCACGGGCTGACAGGAGAGGGGAAGCAGAAAGGATACTCGACAAAGCAGAAGCCGCAGGGGGTTTTCTTGATCTTGTCCAGCCCCATGACGATCCTCTTGACATCCCCGCACTTGGAGAAGAGCTCCTGGATCTGCTCCTCGGTGGTGTAGAAGGACAGGTTGCCGACATAGAGCGTGGAGGAGATTTTCAGCGatttctcctgcagctgcctgctgccctGAGGGCGGAGGGGAGCGCAAAGCGGGGTGAGCGCCCGGTAAGCACCCAGGGCctgtcccgtcccgtcccgtcccgccGCTCGGTTCCTCACACCTTGCCCCGACCACAACCGACCCCCCGCACCCCTCGCCCCGCCGCACCCGGAAGTGCTGGTCGCGGTACTGGCTGATCTCGCAGTAGGAGTCGCTGTTGAGCCCGCTCAGCGTGGTGTGGAGCAGCCCCGACATCCCGCTCGCCCGCCCGGGCCCCGCTCCCGGGATCCTCCCGGAAGCGCCGCACCGCCGCGCGCCACCCGGTAGCGCCGCTGAGCCCGCCCATTGGTCCACACGCCTGTCAATCAGGACTAGGGGGCGGGGCCAACGCGTCGGGAAGCCAATCGGCGCGCTGTGCGTGCGTGCGTCGTGACGTCACGGCGCCCCTCGGGGCTGCGAGGGCCGCCATGGCGGAGGCGCCGGACGGGCCCGCCCGCCGCTCCCTCCCAGTTGAGCGCCcgggggccgccgccgccctccCGGCTTGCATAACATCGGTGGTGGGGGAACTGCTGAAGGAAGAGGCGCCGCCGCGTATCGCCGCCCTCACCGAGGAGCTGTTCGAGGCGGCGGGGCGCCTCGctggggcgcggggcggcgcggcTGAGGTAGAGCCCGGCCTCCCGCCCGGTCTAAGAGCCGAGGGCTCACGTGCTTCACGCCTCCCGCCACCCTGCGGCGAGGCCGACTGTTTTGTGCTCCCAGAGTGTAACCGGAGCGGTCTGGGGCTTCGTCTTTTAACGCACTAGTGCGCCAGGGCAAAATAAAGTGGAAGATTGTACACTCTGAAAATTCAGTGCTGATCCTGAATGTAAAACTGTGCATCGTGAAGGGAAAACTTGCTGGCGTCTGAGTGGTCTTAaggtttttcaggttttttattcagttttctgGTAGTAGCTATGTGATGGTCTATACGTTTAGCTGAAGAAATATGTGGTCCATCCAGCATGCCTATTTCAGGCCACTATCCCACATCTCCTGGTGGGAACTTGGAGCAGTTTCCTTTGATTCCAGCACAAAAGTTAGTTGCACAAAGATGTGGACGGGTCATTACTTTGGTACACAATAAAGATTGTTCCTTGTCCTGTAGTAAAGTTCAGTGTGACCCAAATCCAGGACAAAGTTAAATCTAATGGAATTATTATTCTCAGGATGAAGAATGTGCAGTAAGCTTGTGGAACTGGACTGTGACCAAACACACGGCTAATGTTATCAATGATGAGCAAAGAGCTAAACGTATGTATGTGTTCTGTACCTTCCTAAATGTGTCTTGTGTACTGCAGTGCAAAAAGAAGCAGCTCCCTACTGAGAAGTCTGTGTGTAGTACTGTAGATTCGTTTGGATCTTTGCCTTGAGGGTGTAGACTGAGGGATACATGCAACTGGGCTTGTATAATCACTTCAGGAAGGAGCATCCTGGTGTAGTAGTGATCTCCTTGTGACACGGAATCAGTGAAGGCATTCTTGCTCCCCCTTTCCATGCCAGAGCATTAGTAAAAAGGTGATGTGACCAATGGAAGCTGTAATTTGCCTTCTAATGCTGTGGTTTTAATCTAAAACTATGTGGAAATAACATAGATGTAAAGTTTAGACTGCTGGTTACAGTTTATATCAAGTGAGATTCTTTCTTTAATGTAACTATTTCGTCAGTATTTACATACAGAAAAACTTCTAACTCCTCTTTTACTTCCCTGCTTTATCCAGGTACATAGCTGGTGGTTTTGCTTGGAGCCGAGGGTagggcttggggaagagcaaaAGTCAGCTTTTTGTCTATTCCCTCAACCTGTTCTTTATGTGGTTCTGAAGGATTGCAATATCTGGCTTACATTTTTGTCTTGAGGGATTATAGTCAAAATTATGTATAATCTACATCAAATAGATTATACCAACTAGAGGGAAAAGGCTAAGTTTACACAAAATAGGTAGTAATTGTGGAGCATAATGTTCTTAGCTCTTCTATCACAGCTGAAGGGCCAGGGAGAGGCTGTTTTAAATACGTTAAGTGGTGTCTTTTCTGTCCCTGATGTATAAGGAAggcctgaaaatatttttgctttttactttgaaaatataaaGCTTGTTGAGCTTCCTTTCCCTGTTTTGCTAAAGGCTATTTTGAGGCTTTTGAGACATGTTACTATAAGCACTTGCAATGTAATTAAGTCTGAATACCATGTATTTGGCTTAAActctttttaaagtgtttaatAGATATTTTGatgagaatatatttttttttcttacagcctaaaaagcagttttaaggATCTTGGTTAAAATTCAGACTGCTTTGACTCCTGAAGCTTTCAATTTTTTCTATCTTGTGGTTTAAAATGGCAAACAATGGCAATATCAGATGGGGCAGGGCGTGGccttcttaaaacaaaaaagagaaaagggaactTAAAAGTGTCTGCACTGTTTCCTTGCAGTCCGGTTTGTTGCTTGCAGACTGGTGTGTCTCTGTGAAGGCAGCGATCCTTCGGAGGCAACAATTCGAAGGCAGATTTTGGTAAGATGATGAGTGAGCGATGAAGTACAGTTGATCACCAAGGGAAACCTTTGAATTCTATTAGAGTTGCtttgggaaaggagggaaatatACCTGGAGTTCTGGGAAATATACACTCTGAAGGAGGACCTGTATTTTTACAGGGATACCTCGCTGAGCCAGTGCAGCTAGGATTTGTTGGACAGTGTGGTTAGCATCATGTCTTTATGATATAGTGAAATGTTATGTGAGCAgcatattaatttatttcaaaatcttaCATATAGTAAGGCACTGTAAGTCTTATGCTGCATCTAAGTGTTAAAGGCCTGATTAAGACATGAGAGGCACTTGTCAGAAACTGAGGAGCTGAAATACCCCTCTTCTGTGTTAGATATGTGCATCAGTGAGATGAGATTGGTCGTTGCCTCTCTTGAAATTGACTGTTTTCACAAAACACGTAACATTTTGTCCTTCAGATGTCTATGAAAACTGGGAAGGGATGGATAGATATTGGAAAAGCTGATCTTGCCGATGGATTTCTAGAGATTGCCATGAGCGTAAgttcttttccagttttaacTTCTTATAAACACGCCTATTTGTAAGTTCCTTGAGTGATGCCTATGCTTTGTTCTCCAGAGGATAGAAAAACTGTATGCGAAGTTACTTGAGGGGAGTGATGGAGAAGCAGATATCCATGTGCACAAAGCTGATGTGGAGAAGAGCGTCTTCAAAGTACTCTCTTACCAGGCTGAATCAGTATGTGTTCTTCCCAGTTTTCCATATAAGTCACTAGGGTTATAGAGGGAAACTCTGACCCAGTTATTAGGTGTATTAATGCTTGGCATTGAAGACTTGCTGAGGGATGCATTTCCTTCACTTAGATGTAAGATAGCAGATCTCGTGTTTGCATTCAGTGTTGCAATCActtaatgatttttaatttgCCTAATTTATCGCAGTAGTTTTTACTGTGGTGTTTATGTCTTCTAGTTCAGATTTGTTGCTCTGTGATTTGGCTAGCATGTCTGTTTATAAAACAAGCAGCTGCCTTTCTGAATCATAAATGTGTCAGTTCCAGAGGTGTCCTATGCTGGACTGAAGAAGGCAGGGAGGACTAGTGTAGGGCCTGTGTCCTCAAGCTGCATTCATGTAACATATTCACAATGAGACTAATCGCTCTGGAATGCTCGTGATACTGTGCCTGTCTGTGAAGCTAGGCTGGTTGAAAGTGTACAAAGGTATCTTCATCATGGCTGCAGACAGCTAAGGTTCATATCTAACAAGCAGATATTATAAGCCACATATGCAAATCATCTGTAGCTTGCGACTGCAAACTCATGAACATCACCAAAGCTATTAGTATTATACATCATCAGATAGAGGTCTTTCCTGAATGTGCTCTCTTCCATGACTTCACGCGTGCTGCTTTCCACATGGAAAGGCTTTAAACAGTAGCAGAATCAGTATAAAATTATAAGATTTGGAAATAACGTGTTCCATGACATTTGATACTGTCTTTAAAGTCTCAGCCCCTAGCATCATACACTGAGGTAAGAATCGTGGTggtaattattaaaaaatagccTAGCGCAGTGTGAGAGAAGTTTGAAATAGTGTGAAAGGTTTTCTGGCGAATCAACAACACAAATTACAATAATTTGTGTCTAACTTAGAAAATATAGGCATTGTTGTGCCTGACTGAAGTTTCTGAGTACTTTATCAATGGTGTAGACTATTACAGATGTACGAGTGCAGAGATGAGAAAATGTAGTTGCCTGCATTTGTCAATAACACCACTGACCTCAATATCTAGAAGGAGAGTCCTATTTCCAAATTCCTCAAGAGCTTCCCTAAACAGGCCAAAGCAGTAGCcaaaatttttaatttgatcATAGAGGACCTTAAATTAC is a window of Phaenicophaeus curvirostris isolate KB17595 chromosome 13, BPBGC_Pcur_1.0, whole genome shotgun sequence DNA encoding:
- the LOC138726050 gene encoding nuclear cap-binding protein subunit 2, which produces MSGLLHTTLSGLNSDSYCEISQYRDQHFRGSRQLQEKSLKISSTLYVGNLSFYTTEEQIQELFSKCGDVKRIVMGLDKIKKTPCGFCFVEYYTRADAEHAMRFINGTRLDDRIIRTDWDAGFKEGRQYGRGKTGGQVRDEYRTDYDVGRGGFGKIIQMQKANHQPAIY